The stretch of DNA tatttatcatgtgacaaagtcaatttagatttggtgtccactaaatgttgctctattatagcatgagtggtggacaatttcagcacatcaagagagctcttacctgagacaattacatgttcattctctatcaccttgtcttctgttttagatacatgctgcaaaatattaggtccaacagaagacaaagcgacatctttaatttgtacaaaatcagaTTTAGAGGAAGACTCTGTAACATCTGAAataatccattcttttctaaaaggctcattctttcttctctctgctctttcaagatcggcttctaaaatttcagttgcagtcatagatttaagtgtaatttttcttccattgtagttgaaagaatatctatttgcaacctttttatgtaccacatcatttatattaatccatggcgttcctagcaataaatgacatgcttgcatgggtactatatcaaaattagcactactcttgtaaaaaccaatgctaaattcaatatgtgcaatttcagttaccttaatcttatcgtaagaatttacccattgcatgtagtatggatgtggatgtggctttgtggtcagaccaagcttctcgactagctctaaacttgcaaggttggtgcaagtctcaccatcaatgatgactcggcaacgtcgttccatcacggcaaagaaagtctggaacaaattgttgaattgattttgctccactttctccatttgagaactcaacactcgttgagcaatctcagtgtttcctgacattgttagtaagtagacaagagaaaacacaaaaggttatccctatcaactactatatgtggatgtggatggtggaaacacaatctcgcacgtcttaccaagctcttacaagtgttcttaccaatgcaaagcagaggatggtacaaccggtggctggttcgttatacctgtgaggaagtggtaccaagattgcaagatcctctgggtgtaCTGATCTGAAGATAATATGTAGAGCTTTGGGAGGCTTTATTTAGTAGCAAGGATTAGCACAATTGAAAATCAGAtagcaaaaattgaataaatatccaaagtacttatcaatgttgctggcctaaacgtgttcctagaactagttcaagcaagcaagcgacatataccaagcacaaaggacacaaaaggatgcaagcacttctgattttttttctttttttttgtgcggctcttttttatgcacttgcctttttctttctttctttttctattcaaaagtggcacaagagcaagagacaactccACACTATCACAAAATTATTGTCTGTAAATTACAGATTTGCTACACAAACTTATACGGGCTGTTTGTCAAATTTGGAGACCTCAAACACGAAAACttacaacacgaaagttgtagatcccccttttctctttctttgcaatatatggaaagtctcttttggataaaggaagtagaagatattgaccccgaaatacaaactactcagaaatttctgggtcaccaaCAGATTGACTTCCAATACAGATTAGACGCAGATAACTACTTTTTCTGGAATTCTCACAGTTGataaagttgtagataatttcacaagctttccagaaagtagtagaacacaaaaatccgagttcgtatgcgagagatatcaacaaaataccgaactggacagagacaagtccgaaccggacgtgatgaagggatggaaaaggacacggtgacacgatgcaaaactcaaaccaatctaagaactcgatctaaaccagcaacaagaccacgactatggacacaaactcaatgatgcggactccgatatcaaaatatgcaatggcttaaaagggctaatgggatgggaaaacagcacgaacacaaaattttctagggccttttggtggactgtgggacaataacgaaattgatgaaactaaagatagatgtgaaacctgacagtaaacctgagtctctgaataccaaataatggggatgtgggttcccgatcttccgtcaggttctggataactctcgttgtaggcggagcgagacacaccgatccggcttcagatcctaagacccgaatccagcaatcttagcaccacaactcctctggttatcaaccgtgtcacaacccggttgacctcgccaagaaggctaatccctgcaagcgcaacgaagaacacaagcaagaactcgaaagaacgcagctcaattgaagtgactctgcaaatgaaagattaatctcaagTTGGGGTCccacaaaccgacacggcggcgaaactgttctcgacagaataatctaagcaaaacccgagTAACCTAATGACagctgctgtgtatatagaagagagaggctaggggcggcggccaagggggtggccgggcaaccctagggagtacaaggccttcgggcccaaaaactggcgtcgctgcatccaggcagattctggtcgtcatgttgtttcgatgattcccatcgactccgagtgtattttgatatgggatcagttgggttggaaagcttatctccttagctttccaacgatatatagaacgcccaaaacggagcccgtatgtggcctgggcgtccgtttttgtgaggcctgctcctgcagtccgaaccggactcgcgaataaatcggacttcaatgtggattgggctttgaactctatcttcgcttgggccttggtcatatgcgtattggtcatgtcctcatcattgaCCCTGTGCTCGGCTCAAGTGCTGCAGCGCTGCTTGCATCGCCCCGGCACATCGCAGCAGCGAGTCAGCAACAATGCCAGCCGCCTCGGCCGGAGGCCGCAGCCTCTGTGATCTCTGTGACtcgggccctgtttggttcttaCTTAGTACTAGTAGCATACAattcccgaaaaaagaatcctatatgcatggagtactaaacgaagtttatttgcaaaacctttttacggatgagtgtaacttttcacgacgaatctaatgatagtaattaatcgatgattggctacagtgatgctacagtaaccatcctctaatcgtgcggtcaaagacctcattaagttcgtctcgcgaagtagagcAGCGCTgtagagttagttttataaattacttttatttagtacccctaattattggtcaaaatttttgtgctactagcactactaagaaccaaacaGAGCCTCGTTATAGGCGCAGGCGCGCATGCGAGGACGATCCACGAAGGCTCGAGGAGCCGGGGAGGGAGACCGAAGCCGCCATTCTTTACAgcagccgagcagcgtgcatGGCGCTGTGCCGCTGTCGAAGCAGCGGGCAGGCACAGACAGACGCACGGATCCAAATGGAGATGAGTGGTCGAGTAGGCCTTTTGTCCTGGGAGATGTCTGGTTAGGTCCATGGGCCATGCTGCCATGGCCGTGGTCCATGGATGGCTGGATCTGGATGCCAAGGCCTTTTCTCATCTTCTGGCCGGCCTTTGCCCTGGCAGGACCTGCCTGCGGCAGCCATTACTGGGCACTGCAACCCTTGGGTCTTGGCTTCTCGTGTCGCTGCCCTTCTGGCCATTTCTGCCGTCCTGGTTTGGTTTCTTCTTCTGCTCCGTGCGTGTAGCCTGCCCCAGCCTCTTTCCTGAACCGTTTCCACGGCGGAACAGGCGCACTGCCTATGCATGTGTTGGGCACTTGCGCTAGAGGAGCAGTCGCAGCAGAGACGACGTTTCTAGGTGTGGTAGCTGCCTTTTCCTTGATATATAGGGCCGTGTTCCTTCCGTCGCAGTTGATTTGTTGGTTTCGCTGGATTAGCGGCGCCTCTTCCCTTTTGCAGCATATTAGCATGGGTCCAGGAGGTGTCAACATTGCTAATAATAATCAGAGCAGAACGAAAATATGAACGAAATGCTAATGAAACCAAGCACGGCACCTGCTGCTTCCCCACAATGTTTTCCTGAGCATTCAGTCTAACCATTGATTTTTCAATGAAAACAAAGACACTTTGCTTTGACAAAGGTTTTTGCCAAATTCTTACATACTTTTTTATTTATAAGGGGAAAAAGGTTTTTACATTCTTTGACCTTGTATGGAGTTACAGAACGGCAATATGCAGTTATTGAGGATGTACTGGCTGTTGCCCACTCTGACCTCATCACCTCACCTCAGCACTTAGGCATAGTAGAGCCAGCCATgcgttctgaacttctgatcaGAGGGACTAGCCCTTCTAGCCGTAGCCGTCGAACAGCACCGAGCGCCCCAGTCAGGGAAAGGCAAATAGGCAATTTGCGCTCTGGTTCCATCTCTTGTGGACTGTACCTATGCTCTCAACATTATTGATGCACCGGGCTGCCATGCTTTCCTTCTTGTCCGTTCCAAATCAACCCAGGCATTTGCTTCAGACCAATGCATTTTGGCGTGATCCATCACCCTTCTTGCCACTTTTTGTTTCATACTAGCATACTAGAATGTTGCGTGGCATAATCCAAAAAGGATCTACTGTATGTTGGTAGGAACCAAATATCACGAAAAATGAAAAAGGGTAGCAATGGATAGCTACACCTAGTAGGACTGTAGGAGTACAGCTCTAGTTTCTTTACACACAAACAAACGCTACACAACAAGTGCTTTTTTCCTTCTCACGAGGAAACAGAAGCGCGCTCAATGCTGCAGAGGAGCAGAATCCTCAGGGGATTTATTGCTGATAATTAAACTACGTTTTTCATCAGAGCGGGCATACAGTGCCCTGCAGTGTAAAGTAACTTTTATACTATATTGTGCCCCCATGAATTAAATATCAAGAGCAGATGAGATTTATTATTATCAATTCTTTTTTTAAGGAGCTGCTCCAGAGCCTGGCCATATACGTAGCGAAGAAAGGGCAGCAATTTATTAATCCTAGTAAGCATAGCCATTGCAGCATGCAGCCATATACGTAGTCATGTAGAACGAGCAGCAAAATCTCTTCAATGCATGCCTGGCGAAATACTGAATGATTTATGAAACGGACGGAGACTTCAATCAATCTTCCTCCAGTATATAGCACTATTTGGTCTTGATgggtctttcttttttttttcttaacacAAGTACCTTCGATGAGCTATTAGATCATTGATGGATCGGTGGGCTTTTCCGGACATGCGTCATCGATGAGCTTTTGATGGCTGCTCTCAATGCTTTACTCTCTTTTTGTCTTATCAGAGGTAGCCTTgactttttttagataatgagaAAGTGTACTAACTTTAACTTCAAAAGACGCTACAACCGATTATTATAAAGTTTGCTACTCTTCCATCTACGATCATAATGACAAAACTAAACAAAAGAGGATAGTCATCTCAAAAGTTCAATGAAGACACTAATTAAGAACAAATTCTATTACTAAACCTCCATCCATGGTTGGCAAATAACTACTGCATGACCAAAACCTCCATGATTTGATATGCCTTCTGTACCTTGATGTTTGTAGTCCATAATTCAATTTATAATAATAATGGCCCTTGATGTTTTGAATTCCGGCACGGAGCATTTGCATTTGAGTTTCGGATTTTAAGCAGCAACTAGTTAACTGTTCGACATGGCTGGCCATGGAGGTTGGACATCAGTCAAACAGTTTGAAAGACAGGCACCGGTTCGTTCGTCCGGCTCCAAGCCTGCCATTTCCCATCCCATCAGATGGAACCGGAGCGCACGCACTGCGGTTGGGCGCTGGCTGGGCTGGCTCTAGCTAGTTTCCAAAAGATGCAATCCCTCACGAGCCCTTCGCTGCATTGCACTAGTCGTTCGCACAAGACGCTTCCTAACCGTGTCCTGATCTTTTCCTTGCATGCAACggcaaaacaaaacaaagccCGGGAGAGCCGGCGAGGTCGTGCTGGTAGTTggtccggcggccggccggagcgCGTGCGGAACAGGCGACGCGGCCAGGAGAGGCACGGGCAGCAAGGGGGGCCACGCTGGGGGTCCCCCCTCCCGTCTCCTCCCCACCGCAGCAGAAGTCCACATCACGCCGGCCCGGGCCCCGGCCCGCCCGCGGCAGCGCGCTGCCGCTGCGTGCGTCCTCCTGCACCCAGCGGGGCAGGCGCAATCAATGCGCCGCAGTACATGCTCGATGACGCCCTCTGCAATCTGCATGCCCGCccggcccgccgcccgccgggctcTTCCATTCCAGGTCGCCGCCGTGCGCTCGCACACAGCCACTCCGAGTGGCCGGCACTGTTAAAGTTTTGACGTGTTTTCGCGCAGCTGCCGGGTGTGGGTGGTTGGCTCTTTCGAAATCCGTAAAGCGCGCGACGCGACGTATAAAAAGTGCTCCTGCGTCGAGAGAGGGGGAGAACATGGGCGCGCCCGTACCCGGCTGACGTTCCATTCCCACTCCATTCGTCGCCTCCTCTCTAGTGGAACCTGCGGCCAGAGTCGCCCGTTCCTGCAGCCAAAGCCGCCGCTGCGTGCGGAAGGGAGGCGCGCGGAATGATGGAGGCGGGCGGAGCGGaagggaggcgggcggcggggagggtggAGGCGAGCCCGGAGCGGGGCCGGCCCgcgtacgcggcggcggcgaggccggcgccggcgaggcccaTGAGGAGGGTGCAGATCATCTACTACCTCTGCAGGAACGGGCAGCTGGAGCACCCGCACTTCATGGAGATCGCGCAGCACCCGCACCAGCCCCTCCGGCTCAAAGGTACCATACCATCATGCTTCGTCTTCGCGCGCGTGGTGGGCAACTAGATTCTCTTGTCCTCCTTACACATGCATGCTGGTGATGCTGTCTGTTTGTTCTTGCGGCCCGTGAAGATGTGATGGACAGGCTCACGCTGCTGCGGGGCAAAGGCATGCCGGCTCTCTTCTCATGGTCTTGCAAGAGGTAGACGGCGAGCCTCTACTGGTTTCCGCTTCTTTAGATTAGCGGCATTAATTGTATAACTCTAGCTAGTGAGAGCGCTTGATCTTGCAAATGATTGCTGTACGTGCTGCAGGAACTACAAGAACGGGTACGTGTGGAACGACCTGTCGGAGAACGACGTGATCTACCCGTCCGACGGCGTCGAGTACGTGCTCAAGGGCTCCGAGATCTTCCCCGGCTGCTCTTCAGGTACCGTCTCCCTCTGCTCGGCCTGCATTCAGTTTGTGTTTGACCACCACTTGTTCTGCCTCATCCGAGATACGAAGTAGTAGTAGCATCGACCATGCTAAAAAATGGCCATGGCCCATGGGCTATGGCTTGCATGCATACAAAAGGTTGGAACATACTATAAAGGATAATGCACATTAACACGCTGCTTTTGATAATTACTGCTGCGAATTTCAAATTTCGGGTACGGCCTTAACCGCTGCCTCCCGGAAGCCGAGCTCCATTTTCGTTTGTTTTTCTCGGTTGCTCGGGTCTAATCGTCAAACGGTTGGACCACGAGGGGAAATCTATTTATCGCGCGAACAGCTGGGAGGCGACGCGCGACGCGTCGCAGAGGTGCTGTTCATCTTCAACCTCGCGACACGGGGTGATAGGGggaggcggagcagcggcggcgatctaggggagggagaggagtggCCGGGAGGGGTGTtgggtgggcggagcggccggcggcgaggtcgccggcggccggggtagCGGTGGAGGCGACGGATCTTTAGGGTTCGGGGTTGCCGGGGTTCGGGAGAGTTTTATGATCACCGGACCTGGGggccggggtggcggcggcccggcggtggaggcggtttGGCCGACAGAGGGcgtggcggcgctcccgcgccacCCCGCCCAGCCCTCCGGTGGGCGGTGCCGATGGCGGGAGCGAAGAGAAGACGTGGCGGTGGTGGAGACGGCCTGGCGTAGTCCGCCGGAGCCAGGGTCGCCGGGGGCGGTGTTCCTTCTGCGATTGCGATTGAACGTCTTCCAATCGCAGAAGGCGATACGCCCCCGACTATGGTTGGCTGGTAAATGCGAGCGCAGCTTTTTTTTCCCACCGTGCACGCTGCCTTCCTGCGCCACCTCGTAATTCGCGAAGACTTGTGATGTGAACCCGTCAGGCTCAGGCCGGCCGTCACCCGACTTCTCATCGGCCGTGCCCATCATCTGAATTAATGGCCACCTGTCTCGCCAGATCATTcaattctttaaaaaaaaatttcctCTCTCGCTGACATCTTCTCTGAACCTCGCAGCGGATCGGTTCCAGCACCTCCGCGTGACGGACAGGTCTCCGACCAAGCCCATGGCGCTGCCCCACAGCCACAAGCAGTACGTGGACGCCTACCGGGACGCCGCCGCAGAGGATCCGGAGGACGACGAGCTGGGCTACTCGTaccaccaccgccgggccggcgcgcacgcggcgggggcgcggctcGCCCGGGCCGACAAGCCCGCCGCCGTCTCGGCCCGGACCAACCGGAGCCGCCCCGTGGAGCTCCCCGTCGAGgagacctcgccgccgtcctcgaccTCCTCGGACAAACCGCCCGCGCTGGCGCCGCTgcagccgggccgggccgagtACCCGGAGCCCGAGCCGAACCGCCCCGGCTCCGTGCTCCTGCAGCTGATCGCgtgcgggtcggcggcgggggcggcgggcggcggctcgggcAATTGCCGCGCCGAGCCGAGGCGCAGCTGCGGGCTGGTGAGCCGGCTCTCGGCCCGCGCGGGcgcggacgaggaggacgacgacgaggacgcggcggcggggggcgccGACATGGGCCGCCGGTTCGGGCACCTCGCCGTGCCGGACAAGGAGTACTTCAGCGGCAGCATCgtggagggcgccggcggccgcggcacgcCGCTGCCGGCGTCGTCGCTCAAGCGGTCCAACTCGTACAATGAGGAGAGGTAACCTCCATACCGTACGACTGGTCGTCGTTATCTCTATGATCTTTATTACTCTACTAGTAGCTTTTGTCATCGCATGATTGttttttttctacaatttttttattGAAAGAAATTCTTTTTCGACAATGTCACGACAGGATTAATCGTTTGCAAATTTATTTGTGAACTCATATTCTTGGTAGTTGCTTTCGTGTGGTCACGTCTAGCCAAAAAACTCACTCCTGGTGCTCGGACACATGTAAACGGTAGCCACGTAGGTGTAGCATGGCATGTTAGGACTAAACGGGAAAGGTTGGAGATTAGCCGTGACACAACTTGGAGGTCAACAAATGAGCAGTGACAATGTACGCCCATAAATGTTTATGTTCGGAGGAAAGCGACGGCAGAGAATGCTGACGCGGCAGCAGCAGTATACTGTTCCTGTGTGAAGCACCGGATGAGTAGCAGTTTCGTTGGCCGGTCCGGATGCTGCCCGTCGTCGTGCAGTGTGGACGGGGCCATGTGCACATGCACACATGCACTGCTCCGGGGCTGTGGCTGCACATTTGCGACCGTACTTTGTGCACTGTGCCTGTGCCTGCAGTGTAGCTGTACAGTATAGTAGGAGTAGCTCACTGTCAGTCGGTCACTCCATAGCTACACGATACACTGCCAAACGAGGTAGAGCTAGCACTGTAGCACGCGTACGTAGCTGATAAGATTATCCATGCTTACGCACGCACGTGATTAATGTTTGGCATTTGCGTGTAGCATCTACCATCTAGCTACGCTACATAGCGCGCGCGTACCATGGGAATTCAGAATCGATGAATAATTCTTGCTTGGTTTCCAGGAGGCTTGGCGTTGGGATCGGCGAGGATGGAGCGGATGAGCAGATGGAAGGCGACGGAGGAGGGATCAGGGGACGGTGCATCCCCGGCAGGAAGAAGCAGCCGCCGCAGAAGTAGCAGACCAGATCACCAGGACCAGACCGGCCGGAGGCCTTCCATCATCAGATTTGCAGGAACTAAACATGTCTAGCTAGCTCTTATCTCTACCTGTGTGCAACACAAAGCTTGATTTTGAACACTAGATGGTGTGTTTAGCATCTTTAGATCTGTAGTGATCAGGGCATCGTCCTTTGCAGCTGTTAGTTTCAGAGAGCGAGAGAGTAGCAGTAAGCTAGCCGGTGGCCAATTTCATCAGTGTTGGTTTCGTTTCGCTTCGAGTCCATCAAGGCACCAATCAAACTTCCCTAAGGCCACCCCAAAAATTGCACCCCGCAGTCATATCCAAACCATTGTGTACTTCAGGAATTGTACCCAAAGAAACGATTCCATCAAAATCGACGTCTACTAACACTACCAACGGACTTCAACGCGATCAAACGGTTCAGCTTCTAAGGATCCGCAAGCTTCAACCCGTCCCTCCCGCGCTCGTCGCCCTGCCGCACCCGCGGTTCGAATCTTGGGCCatatctttttccttctttttccccttctcttctctcttttctctccccctctctttagggcctgtttggggACGCTTATCTCAGACTCGCTTATAAGCTGAGCAGGATTTTTTCATACGCCGCGATCTCAAGAATCCGCTATCCAAATAAGCGAGACGTTTGACTTGCCTGATTATTTCTAGTAGATTTTCCTTGGCATGGACCACTGCAGAGGGTGGTGACGCCGGCGATGGTCTCGAAGggcaggtgcggcggcggctgcagtaTCGCCGCGGCACCAGATTCGAAGGAAAGTGCTGCACTTTTCTGGAGGGAGGAGCTTGAGGCGCTGCCTGCTCGTGGCTCGCGGGCACCTGCTCCTGTTGAGGGCAGCGTGTACCGCCGGCTCCCAAACGCGGCCTGCAGGTGCACTGGGAACGCCGCGCGGCGCTTGCTCTGCAGCCCGCGGAATGCACAGCAGGAGGAGGAAAACGGCGGCCGCAGCAGCGAGGAGAGGGCGGCCGCGACAGGGAGGAAGGAGCGGGAGTTGGCCGGAGCGCAGCAGGGAGGAGAGGGCGGCCGCgacagggaggaaggagagggaggcggccggagctagggaggaggagagggccggcggccggcgctagggaggaggaggaggccaggtgCGGATCTGATCGGGGGTGGGGGAGGAACGAAGGTGATGGGCTCACAGGAAAAGCGAGAGAAAAGCGAGGAGACAGCCGCGTTTCGAAACGCAGTGTTGAGGGGGATTATTTCGCGGTGGCGTTCCAAATAAGCAAGTTGAGAAGCAACCCGTTTGGCGGGATTATTTGGCTTATTTTGCTTATAATCCAATCATAAGCGTTCCCAAACATGGCCTTATTCTCCTCACCGCGGCCACTCGCCCGCGCGCCCTCCCGACCcgcgcctccctctccctcccgacTCCGGCATGTCGCCCCCGCCGGTGCCTCCCTGGTCGCGCCACCCCGCCATTGGGAGGGGGCTTCCTCCCCCTCGCCTTCCCCTCCGGCAGCACCCCTCGCTCCGATTTCCCCCAGTGCCCTAACCCTAGAAGGCCTAAAGCACTCCGTCCAGCGGCGCCTCCCCGGTCCGATttccctaggccggccgaccaggtcTGTCGAGCCTCCCTCCGCCTCCCTCCGGTCCGATTCCCCCGACCCTGGTGCCTCCCTACGCTAATGACATCGGCCCCCTTTTCCTACAGGAAGGACGCCGCTCCCTGCTGGACGGTAGCTGCCCCCACCCTGCTAGACGCCATCGCCCCCTCCAGGAACAGACAAGGTACGATGCCGGAGACATCACTGCCGTGAGCTCTGCACAGGATCCCACTGTCCGGCTGCTGGATGGCCAAGGTCGatagttttttttctctttctaagACCAATTTATCTTCCTACACATGGCTCTTCCTTATAGATTCAATTGCTGAATAATGGTTATCGGGTTGATGTTCTGTGAAACAAAAGCAAGGTCTGTATGCTAAATTGAGTAGGCAATGTGCTAAATTGAGTAGGCAATGTGCTAAATTGCTAATGCATATTTAGCCCCACTGCTATGGAACGGCCATAGCCCCACTGCTATGCATGTTGAGCCTTACAGATTTTAAGGAATCAGAATATTTTTGAATTGATACATGTGTATCTCCATGTCTTCAAGGCCATCTTGGGAGCAGTGTATCTCATAGATTGTTGTACCAAGGATATTGCATGCTCAAACATGAGGTATACTCCCTCTCATTTTTTTGCCTTTAATTCTGTTATACTGTAATAAGAATTAATGATTGCATTTTCATTATGTTTTCTGATGCAATGCCATGGTGTCAAACatatatttgatatttgaaaCATTTGTCCAGAATTTGAAAGTCTCATATTTGTTAGTGAGCTTGCATCCTGATGGCTTCCATTGAACACTAGATCAGCGGGTATGTTTCATTGAACACCAGACCTGCATCTTGGTGATTTGCTGATTTGTTCTATGGTGATTGTACTGCTTTTTATTTGTTAATTTACTTGACCTTTGGATTAGGGACTGTGTGTTGCACATATTATTTGATTGACTGCAAGTCTTCAATCTAGGATAGTGACAAGGAATTTGGATGGTCTGATACAAATGCCACATTTTGTGTGTTTATTGTTAGGTGACTTTTGTAATAGTGCAAGTGGTATTTTTAGAATTCCACAGCGTAATTCCTTGTTTGTTTGCTCATGTTCCTGTCGTGCATACTTCAGTTGATGAAATGGGGTGTGCACATAGCCATTCAGGACAAGATAGGATCATAGCAGATATGGGACCTCAAGAGATTTGGAGCAAACTTAAAAGGTTAAAGCTTCAGGTTTGTTCAATATTGTAGC from Panicum virgatum strain AP13 chromosome 9K, P.virgatum_v5, whole genome shotgun sequence encodes:
- the LOC120648236 gene encoding uncharacterized protein LOC120648236, whose translation is MVSKGRCGGGCSIAAAPDSKESAALFWREELEALPARGSRAPAPVEGSVYRRLPNAACRCTGNAARRLLCSPRNAQQEEENGGRSSEERAAATGRKERELQVEKQPVWRDYLAYFAYNPIISVPKHGLILLTAATRPRALPTRASLSLPTPACRPRRCLPGRATPPLGGGFLPLAFPSGSTPRSDFPQCPNPRRPKALRPAAPPRSDFPRPADQEGRRSLLDGSCPHPARRHRPLQEQTRYDAGDITAVSSAQDPTVRLLDGQGHLGSSVSHRLLYQGYCMLKHENLKVSYLLVSLHPDGFH
- the LOC120647018 gene encoding protein SOSEKI 2-like, producing the protein MMEAGGAEGRRAAGRVEASPERGRPAYAAAARPAPARPMRRVQIIYYLCRNGQLEHPHFMEIAQHPHQPLRLKDVMDRLTLLRGKGMPALFSWSCKRNYKNGYVWNDLSENDVIYPSDGVEYVLKGSEIFPGCSSADRFQHLRVTDRSPTKPMALPHSHKQYVDAYRDAAAEDPEDDELGYSYHHRRAGAHAAGARLARADKPAAVSARTNRSRPVELPVEETSPPSSTSSDKPPALAPLQPGRAEYPEPEPNRPGSVLLQLIACGSAAGAAGGGSGNCRAEPRRSCGLVSRLSARAGADEEDDDEDAAAGGADMGRRFGHLAVPDKEYFSGSIVEGAGGRGTPLPASSLKRSNSYNEERRLGVGIGEDGADEQMEGDGGGIRGRCIPGRKKQPPQK